The Triticum dicoccoides isolate Atlit2015 ecotype Zavitan chromosome 6A, WEW_v2.0, whole genome shotgun sequence genome has a window encoding:
- the LOC119316370 gene encoding glyceraldehyde-3-phosphate dehydrogenase GAPCP1, chloroplastic-like isoform X2 — translation MAALSVPLRTAAALSSSGAGSRAAADPSKVSCARSTRSAHFDCSFPSIAASSSSNIEPLRAIATQAPPAVPQYLSGEKTKVGINGFGRIGRLVLRIATSRDDIEVVAVNDPFIDAKYMAYMFKYDSTHGPFKGSINVVDDSTLEINGKKITITSKRDPAEIPWGNFGADYVVESSGVFTTIDKASVHLKGGAKKVVISAPSADAPMFVVGVNEMSYDPKMNVVSNASCTTNCLAPLAKVVHEEFGILEGLMTTVHATTATQKTVDGPSMKDWRGGRGAGQNIIPSSTGAAKAVGKVLPELNGKLTGMAFRVPTPNVSVVDLTCRLEKSASYDDVKAAIKAASEGALKGILGYTDEDVVSNDFVGDTRSSIFDANAGMGLSSSFMKLVSWYDNEWGYSNRVLDLIAHMALVSAKH, via the exons ATGGCGGCGCTCTCCGTGCCTCTCCGCACCGCGGCGGCCCTGTCCTCGTCCGGCGCcggatcccgcgccgccgccgacccctccAAG GTGTCATGCGCGAGGAGCACCCGCTCCGCTCATTTTGACTGCAGCTTCCCCTCCATTGCGGCTTCCTCTTCATC GAACATTGAGCCACTTAGAGCTATAGCTACACAGGCACCCCCGGCCGTCCCAC AATATTTGAGTGGAGAGAAGACGAAGGTTGGCATCAATG GGTTCGGACGGATTGGGAGGTTGGTTCTGAGAATTGCAACCAGTAGAGATGATATTGAAGTTGTGGCTGTCAATGATCCTTTCATTGATGCTAAGTACATG GCCTATATGTTCAAGTATGACTCCACTCATGGCCCCTTTAAAGGATCCATCAATGTTGTGGATGATTCAACCCTGGAGATCAATGGGAAGAAAATCACTATAACAAGCAAAAG AGATCCCGCAGAGATTCCTTGGGGTAACTTTGGAGCTGACTATGTTGTTGAATCTTCTGGTGTTTTTACAACCATCGATAAAGCATCGGTACACTTGAAG GGTGGTGCTAAGAAAGTGGTGATATCTGCTCCATCCGCAGATGCTCCCATGTTTGTGGTTGGAGTAAATGAGATGAGCTACGATCCCAAGATGAATGTTGTTTCTAATGCAAGTTGTACCACTAACTGTCTTGCTCCTCTTGCCAAG GTTGTTCATGAAGAATTTGGCATTCTTGAAGGTCTAATGACAACTGTTCACGCCACAACAG CCACCCAAAAGACTGTTGATGGTCCTTCAATGAAAGATTGGAGAGGAGGGCGTGGTGCTGGTCAAAACATAATTCCTAGCTCCACTGGTGCAGCAAAG GCTGTTGGGAAAGTTCTCCCTGAGCTAAATGGAAAGCTTACTGGCATGGCTTTCCGAGTTCCAACACCAAATGTCTCTGTGGTTGACTTGACCTGCCGGCTTGAGAAAAGTGCCTCTTATGATGATGTGAAAGCAGCCATCAA GGCGGCATCAGAGGGTGCACTGAAAGGCATTTTAGGCTACACAGATGAGGATGTGGTATCCAACGATTTTGTTGGTGACACAAG GTCAAGTATATTTGATGCTAATGCTGGCATGGGGCTGAGCTCTTCCTTCATGAAGCTCGTGTCGTGGTACGACAACGAGTGGGGCTacag CAACCGGGTTCTTGATCTCATCGCCCACATGGCTCTTGTCTCCGCCAAGCACTGA
- the LOC119316370 gene encoding glyceraldehyde-3-phosphate dehydrogenase GAPCP1, chloroplastic-like isoform X1, translating to MAALSVPLRTAAALSSSGAGSRAAADPSKVSCARSTRSAHFDCSFPSIAASSSSARNIEPLRAIATQAPPAVPQYLSGEKTKVGINGFGRIGRLVLRIATSRDDIEVVAVNDPFIDAKYMAYMFKYDSTHGPFKGSINVVDDSTLEINGKKITITSKRDPAEIPWGNFGADYVVESSGVFTTIDKASVHLKGGAKKVVISAPSADAPMFVVGVNEMSYDPKMNVVSNASCTTNCLAPLAKVVHEEFGILEGLMTTVHATTATQKTVDGPSMKDWRGGRGAGQNIIPSSTGAAKAVGKVLPELNGKLTGMAFRVPTPNVSVVDLTCRLEKSASYDDVKAAIKAASEGALKGILGYTDEDVVSNDFVGDTRSSIFDANAGMGLSSSFMKLVSWYDNEWGYSNRVLDLIAHMALVSAKH from the exons ATGGCGGCGCTCTCCGTGCCTCTCCGCACCGCGGCGGCCCTGTCCTCGTCCGGCGCcggatcccgcgccgccgccgacccctccAAG GTGTCATGCGCGAGGAGCACCCGCTCCGCTCATTTTGACTGCAGCTTCCCCTCCATTGCGGCTTCCTCTTCATC TGCCAGGAACATTGAGCCACTTAGAGCTATAGCTACACAGGCACCCCCGGCCGTCCCAC AATATTTGAGTGGAGAGAAGACGAAGGTTGGCATCAATG GGTTCGGACGGATTGGGAGGTTGGTTCTGAGAATTGCAACCAGTAGAGATGATATTGAAGTTGTGGCTGTCAATGATCCTTTCATTGATGCTAAGTACATG GCCTATATGTTCAAGTATGACTCCACTCATGGCCCCTTTAAAGGATCCATCAATGTTGTGGATGATTCAACCCTGGAGATCAATGGGAAGAAAATCACTATAACAAGCAAAAG AGATCCCGCAGAGATTCCTTGGGGTAACTTTGGAGCTGACTATGTTGTTGAATCTTCTGGTGTTTTTACAACCATCGATAAAGCATCGGTACACTTGAAG GGTGGTGCTAAGAAAGTGGTGATATCTGCTCCATCCGCAGATGCTCCCATGTTTGTGGTTGGAGTAAATGAGATGAGCTACGATCCCAAGATGAATGTTGTTTCTAATGCAAGTTGTACCACTAACTGTCTTGCTCCTCTTGCCAAG GTTGTTCATGAAGAATTTGGCATTCTTGAAGGTCTAATGACAACTGTTCACGCCACAACAG CCACCCAAAAGACTGTTGATGGTCCTTCAATGAAAGATTGGAGAGGAGGGCGTGGTGCTGGTCAAAACATAATTCCTAGCTCCACTGGTGCAGCAAAG GCTGTTGGGAAAGTTCTCCCTGAGCTAAATGGAAAGCTTACTGGCATGGCTTTCCGAGTTCCAACACCAAATGTCTCTGTGGTTGACTTGACCTGCCGGCTTGAGAAAAGTGCCTCTTATGATGATGTGAAAGCAGCCATCAA GGCGGCATCAGAGGGTGCACTGAAAGGCATTTTAGGCTACACAGATGAGGATGTGGTATCCAACGATTTTGTTGGTGACACAAG GTCAAGTATATTTGATGCTAATGCTGGCATGGGGCTGAGCTCTTCCTTCATGAAGCTCGTGTCGTGGTACGACAACGAGTGGGGCTacag CAACCGGGTTCTTGATCTCATCGCCCACATGGCTCTTGTCTCCGCCAAGCACTGA